Proteins encoded within one genomic window of Solanum stenotomum isolate F172 unplaced genomic scaffold, ASM1918654v1 scaffold23477, whole genome shotgun sequence:
- the LOC125851211 gene encoding probable indole-3-pyruvate monooxygenase YUCCA10, whose protein sequence is MANLTKEEIDIVVVGAGPSGMAVSACLNKLGINNVVLEKQDSCAYLWKNKTYDRLHLHLSKDFCSLPFMPHATSSPKYMPKKEFIQYLDEYVEHFNIKPKFQTCVESAFYNSAEKKWNVKSRNLTSGEIELYASDFLILATGENNEGYIPKMVGIENFKGEIIHSSDYRSGEKYKDKKVLVVGSGNSGMEIAFDLSNYGSHTSIVVRSPIHVLTREMVYTAMLLLKYLPISFVDTVIAKYAKFKFGNLSKLGIPQPEEGPFSFKISKGRSPVIDVGAIDKIKLGQIKVLPGISDIKEHTVVFDNGDEHQFDAIIFATGYKNIATKWLKDYSSIFLEDGTLINWKGENGLYCAGFSKRGIAGISMDAIAIADDIKTVRGNKI, encoded by the exons ATGGCTAATTTAACAAAGGAAGAAATTGACATTGTTGTGGTTGGAGCTGGACCATCCGGTATGGCTGTTTCAGCCTGTCTAAACAAATTGGGCATAAACAATGTTGTTTTAGAAAAACAAGATAGTTGTGCTTATTTGTGGAAGAACAAGACTTATGATAGACTTCATTTGCATCTATCAAAGGACTTCTGTTCATTGCCATTTATGCCACATGCAACTTCATCACCTAAGTATATGCCGAAAAAAGAATTTATTCAATACTTAGATGAGTATGTTGAGCATTTCAACATCAAGCCAAAATTCCAAACTTGTGTTGAATCGGCCTTTTACAACAGTGCGGAAAAGAAATGGAATGtcaaatcaagaaatttgaCTAGTGGAGAAATCGAATTATATGctagtgatttcttgattttggctACTGGAGAAAATAACGAAGGTTATATTCCAAAAATGGTAGGAATAGAAAATTTCAAAGGTGAAATAATCCATTCAAGTGATTATAGATCTggtgaaaaatataaagataaaaaggTATTAGTCGTTGGATCAGGAAATTCTGGGATGGAAATAGCTTTTGACCTTTCGAATTATGGAAGTCACACATCAATTGTTGTGAGAAGTCCA ATTCATGTTCTAACAAGGGAGATGGTGTACACTGCAATGTTGTTACTAAAATATTTACCAATATCTTTTGTTGATACTGTAATTGCAAAGTACGCAAAATTTAAGTTCggaaatttatcaaaattaggAATACCCCAACCAGAAGAAGGCCCGTTTTcctttaaaatatcaaaaggtAGATCCCCAGTAATTGATGTTGGTGCTATTGACAAGATTAAACTTGGACAGATTAAG GTGCTTCCTGGAATATCGGACATAAAGGAACATACAGTAGTGTTTGACAATGGAGATGAACATCAATTTGACGCAATCATTTTTGCTACTGGATACAAGAATATTGCTACCAAGTGGCTAAAG GACTATAGCTCAATATTCCTTGAAGATGGCACATTGATAAATTGGAAAGGAGAGAATGGGCTCTACTGTGCTGGATTTTCAAAAAGAGGGATTGCTGGTATTTCAATGGATGCTATAGCTATTGCCGATGATATTAAGACTGTTAGAGGCaataaaatttag